In the Bacillus amyloliquefaciens DSM 7 = ATCC 23350 genome, ATGACGGATTTCAACCTCCGAGTCTTTTTTTTCGACTCCGATCGCTCCGACGATATCTTCATCCTCTTTCCAAAGAAAGAGCTGGCGGCCAGTATCCGTTTCATAGTCCTTCATTGTCTGCTGAAGCTGCTTAAGATCTTTTTCATTCGGCATAAATGACAGAAGACCCATCGCAATCTTTTCAAACGATTTTTTATAACGAATTAACATAAAAACCCCTCTATATCCAAAATGTCCATTCATGTCCTATCAAACGGATACATAAAGGCGATCCGTTTTCTCACATTATATCATTTTCGCCGCGGTTTTAAACGCTTTTCAACAAATTATTCAAATGAGCGGTTTAAATTTGCCATTTCAATGGCGGATACTGCGCAGTCCGCTCCCTTATTTCCGGCTTTTGTTCCGGCGCGTTCGATAGCCTGCTCAATGGTTTCAGTCGTCACGATGCCGAAGATAACCGGGACGCCCGTCGCCGTTCCCGCCTGAGCGATGCCTTTTGCCGCTTCGTTGCAGACATAGTCATAATGCGTTGTCGCTCCTCTGATCACCGTGCCAAGTGTAATGACGGCATCGTATTTTTTCGTTTCCGCCATTTTTTTTGCGGCAAACGGGATTTCAAACGCTCCCGGCACCCAAGCGACATCAATGTCATTTGATTCTACACCGTGGCGAATCAATGTGTCTTCTGCTCCGCTTAACAGCTTGCTCGTAATAAATTCATTAAATCTGCCGACGACGATTCCGATTTTAAGTCCTGTTCCTACTAGGTTTCCTTGTATGATATTCATATGTTATCCATCCTTTTTTGTGAGATTTGTTTTTAGAAATGAAGCAAGTGT is a window encoding:
- the ribE gene encoding 6,7-dimethyl-8-ribityllumazine synthase gives rise to the protein MNIIQGNLVGTGLKIGIVVGRFNEFITSKLLSGAEDTLIRHGVESNDIDVAWVPGAFEIPFAAKKMAETKKYDAVITLGTVIRGATTHYDYVCNEAAKGIAQAGTATGVPVIFGIVTTETIEQAIERAGTKAGNKGADCAVSAIEMANLNRSFE
- the ribT gene encoding GNAT family N-acetyltransferase RibT, coding for MLIRYKKSFEKIAMGLLSFMPNEKDLKQLQQTMKDYETDTGRQLFLWKEDEDIVGAIGVEKKDSEVEIRHISVNPSHRHQGIGKQMMDALKRLFKTEALVPNELTQSFFERCQHQKDQDISYNN